The Paeniglutamicibacter sulfureus genome includes a region encoding these proteins:
- a CDS encoding ABC transporter ATP-binding protein has product MKLELQGISKAFGSFYANEDIDLVVDEGQIHCLLGENGAGKSTLMNVLYGLYEPTAGRILVDGKPVTFRGPGDAMAAGIGMVHQHFMLVPVFTVAENVALGAESTKGGGFLDLEVTRKKIREISDKYGFHVDPDALVEDLPVGVQQRVEIIKALVRNAEVLILDEPTAVLTPQETDELLDIMRQLKANGTSIVFISHKLREVKAVSDVITVIRRGRVVGDAAPDAETTELASMMVGREVKLTMDKDPANPGEATFKVKNLTVTSITGQHVVDDLSFEIRRGEILAIAGVQGNGQTELTEAILGIQDRVSGSITLEGKELLGRSVKQVLGAGIGFVPEDRTADGLVSDFSIAENLVLDLYDKAPFAKGISMRPAQVAKNAASRVAEFDVRTPSAENLASSLSGGNQQKVVMARELSRPLRLFIASQPTRGVDVGSIEFLHRRILAERDGGTPVMIVSTELDEVLQLADRIAVIYKGRLIGIVDADTPRDVLGLMMAGVSPTEAESAHKDSPDDMEGDFA; this is encoded by the coding sequence GTGAAACTCGAACTCCAAGGAATTTCAAAGGCTTTTGGATCGTTCTACGCCAACGAGGACATCGACCTCGTCGTCGACGAAGGGCAGATCCACTGCCTGCTCGGCGAAAACGGTGCCGGCAAGTCGACGTTGATGAACGTGCTCTACGGCCTCTACGAACCGACGGCCGGACGCATCCTGGTGGACGGCAAACCGGTGACCTTCCGCGGCCCCGGCGATGCCATGGCCGCGGGCATCGGCATGGTGCACCAGCACTTCATGCTGGTCCCTGTCTTCACCGTGGCCGAAAACGTCGCCCTGGGGGCAGAGTCCACCAAGGGCGGCGGCTTCCTTGACCTGGAGGTCACCCGGAAAAAGATCCGGGAAATTTCCGACAAATACGGATTCCACGTCGACCCCGACGCGCTGGTCGAGGACCTGCCGGTGGGCGTGCAGCAGCGCGTGGAGATCATCAAGGCCCTGGTGCGCAACGCCGAGGTGCTGATCCTCGACGAGCCCACGGCCGTGCTGACCCCGCAGGAAACGGACGAGCTGCTGGACATCATGCGCCAGCTCAAGGCCAACGGCACCTCCATCGTCTTCATCTCGCACAAGCTGCGCGAGGTCAAGGCCGTCTCGGACGTCATCACCGTGATCCGCCGCGGCCGCGTCGTGGGCGATGCCGCACCGGATGCCGAGACCACCGAGCTGGCCTCGATGATGGTCGGCCGCGAGGTCAAGCTCACCATGGACAAGGACCCGGCCAACCCGGGCGAGGCGACCTTCAAGGTCAAGAACCTCACCGTCACCTCCATCACCGGCCAACACGTGGTCGATGACCTGAGCTTCGAGATCCGCCGCGGCGAGATTCTGGCCATCGCCGGGGTCCAGGGCAACGGACAAACCGAACTCACCGAGGCGATCCTTGGCATCCAGGACCGGGTCTCCGGCTCCATCACCCTGGAGGGCAAGGAACTGCTGGGTCGCAGCGTCAAGCAGGTCCTGGGCGCGGGCATCGGCTTCGTTCCCGAGGACCGCACCGCCGATGGGTTGGTTTCGGATTTCAGCATTGCCGAAAACCTGGTCCTGGACCTCTACGACAAGGCACCCTTCGCTAAGGGCATCTCGATGCGCCCGGCCCAGGTCGCGAAGAATGCGGCGTCCCGGGTCGCCGAGTTCGATGTGCGCACCCCATCGGCCGAGAACCTGGCTTCCTCCCTCTCGGGCGGCAACCAGCAAAAGGTCGTGATGGCCCGCGAGCTCTCCCGCCCGCTGCGTCTTTTCATCGCCTCCCAGCCCACCCGCGGTGTCGACGTGGGCTCCATCGAATTCCTGCACCGGCGCATCCTTGCCGAACGCGACGGCGGCACCCCGGTGATGATCGTGTCCACCGAACTCGACGAGGTGCTCCAGCTCGCCGACCGCATCGCCGTGATCTACAAGGGCAGGCTCATCGGCATCGTGGATGCGGACACCCCGCGAGATGTCCTGGGCCTGATGATGGCCGGCGTCTCGCCGACCGAAGCCGAAAGCGCCCACAAGGATTCCCCCGACGACATGGAAGGAGACTTCGCGTGA
- a CDS encoding ABC transporter permease — protein sequence MHAKTTEVKQRSTWERITQGPGLVSILAVIVALVLGGLLIAVTDPKVATTAGYLFSRPSDFFQALWAAGTDSYVSLFQGSIYNSRQGFAPFLETLTVSTPLICAGLGVALAFRAGLFNIGAQGQIIIGSVMASYAGFAWHLPFGLHLLLVILMGILGGAVWGGLVGLLKARTGAHEVILTIMFNYVALYFLDFLLNTEAFQRPGETNPISPILDPSAVFPALPGSRLHLGFVMAIALTVLVAWILKRSTIGFEFRAVGANAAAARTAGVNVARSTILVMAIAGALAGAAGVAQVAGTEKVLTAGIAASLGFDAITVALLGRSTPWGTFFAGLLFGAFRAGAVTMQISTGTPIDIVLVVQSLIVLFIAAPPLVRAMFGLNRKSKHQTPKKPRHEAPAPAAPASQGGGA from the coding sequence CTGCACGCCAAAACCACCGAAGTGAAGCAGCGCAGCACCTGGGAGCGAATCACCCAGGGCCCGGGCCTCGTCTCGATCCTGGCGGTCATCGTGGCACTGGTGCTCGGCGGGCTGCTGATTGCCGTTACCGACCCCAAGGTCGCCACCACCGCCGGCTACCTCTTCTCGCGTCCCTCGGACTTTTTCCAGGCGTTGTGGGCGGCGGGAACCGACTCCTACGTCTCGCTCTTCCAGGGCTCGATCTACAATTCGCGCCAGGGCTTTGCTCCCTTCCTGGAAACCCTCACGGTTTCCACCCCGCTGATCTGCGCCGGCCTGGGCGTTGCCTTGGCGTTCCGCGCCGGGCTGTTCAACATCGGTGCCCAGGGCCAGATCATCATTGGTTCCGTCATGGCCTCCTATGCAGGTTTTGCCTGGCACCTGCCCTTCGGCCTGCACCTGCTGTTGGTGATCCTCATGGGCATCCTCGGCGGAGCGGTCTGGGGCGGTCTGGTGGGCCTGCTCAAGGCACGCACCGGTGCCCACGAAGTGATCCTCACGATCATGTTCAACTACGTGGCCCTGTACTTCCTTGACTTCCTGCTGAACACCGAGGCCTTCCAGCGCCCGGGGGAGACCAACCCGATTTCCCCCATCCTGGATCCCAGCGCCGTCTTCCCGGCGCTGCCCGGATCCCGCCTGCACCTGGGCTTCGTCATGGCCATCGCCTTGACAGTCCTGGTTGCCTGGATCCTGAAGCGCTCCACCATCGGCTTCGAGTTCCGCGCCGTGGGAGCCAATGCCGCTGCCGCTCGCACCGCCGGGGTCAACGTCGCGCGTTCCACCATCCTGGTGATGGCCATCGCCGGCGCCCTGGCCGGAGCCGCTGGCGTGGCCCAGGTGGCGGGCACCGAAAAGGTGCTCACCGCCGGCATCGCCGCATCCCTGGGCTTTGACGCGATCACGGTGGCGCTGCTGGGACGCTCCACCCCGTGGGGCACCTTCTTTGCCGGCCTGCTCTTCGGCGCCTTCCGTGCCGGGGCGGTGACCATGCAGATTTCCACCGGGACCCCCATCGACATCGTCCTGGTGGTCCAGTCGCTGATCGTGCTCTTCATTGCCGCACCGCCCCTGGTTCGCGCCATGTTCGGGCTGAACCGCAAGTCGAAGCACCAGACACCGAAGAA